CCATTACATCATCCTTCCTCTTTGTCACAAATTCCCCCCATCTGACCATAGAGTGATACTTATTCTCTACTCGGGTGAAGGCTGGTCCCAGGAGAGCAAGCGGCTGCTGCTGGACAGAGCCGAGTTGTGTTAGCGAGAGTGTGTGCGGGAACTCTGCCCGGGAAATAACAGGTTGGTGCTCAGAGACCTGTACCAGCGGTGTCAGAAGTGAATGCTGAAACCCGGACTCCTTTGCAAACAGGAGCTGGTCTGGGTCATGTATGTTCTGCCATCTCTTTGTGAAGAACTGGGAGCGGTGtgcccagagcactctgcaataccagccaggtcaggggagagagaaaagctttggAGCTAAAGGCAGATTCCCCTGGAAGGGAAAATAACTGTGGGGCTTTTCATCCTGGAACTTCAAAACTCTGGCCTATGAAACCCAACTCAGGACCCCAGCCTGGTTTTCAAAAGATTTTTCTGAAGTCAAAAATAAATGCAGATTAAAAACAGACCAACCAAGCCATTCAGGCAGCTATTTACATAAGAGCTGAGAGAGCTAGACTAATGAGGCAATGGAACTTTTCATCAAGTCACTAACATCTCAATAGCTAAAGATTTGGGAAATAATTCTTATTTCCAACACAAAGCCGCCTGTCTGTGGTTGCAGACTACATTAGCCCGTCTCCCTCGGGGCTGGGTTAAACAGTGTTGGTTGCTGTATGAAAATAATCCTGTTTAgttgaggagggaggaaggggtttATAGCTGCAATCAGCTCCTCCAAAGCGATTTGTAAGTAGGTGTTTTCAGGCTGAAATTAACACTGGCTTGTTAGTTCCAGTAGCCTGGACTGAGGTTTGATCCAGCTCCGAAGCTGGGGAGATCATGGAGGAAGCCAAGTGTGGAGATGACACTTGCTTTCTCATTGTGTAGGGCATCAGCAAGTGGCCATCTGCTCCCGGCATGCAGTATAGATGAAGATCTTGGACTTAGTTGCCCCATTTTGTCTGGGGCGGGGCCAGTCCAAACCTGTCCATCCTCTCCCTGTATAACCACAGCAATGGTGTAATCCTCGTGGGCTTCAGTGAAGATGCCCCAGTCTTTACCCCAAAGCTGAATTTGGTCCCTGGACTCCAAGCCAGGTCCATGTTGTGAAGTTTCCTTAATCAGTTCCTACTTGAAGCTGCCAGTGGCGTGTGCAAACTTACTCATTGTGGCTTTGCTGGGACAGAGGCTGTTCCTTGCGCTCTAGGTATTGAATTACCAGGTGCCCAAATGTTGTGGTGCCCAGGCTGTATTTGGCATCTTCCCAAGAGCCCGACAGTTTCACATAATTTCCCTCTATTAAATCCAAAGCCAGACATTTCCTGCAGTGTCCTGTGTGTGACTCGTACCTTTCTGTATTGGAAGAAATGCGGGGCTGGCAGGGACTGTGAGTGGTCAGCAGGTTCAGCCTCTGCGCTGTGGCAGGACCGGGTAAACCTAGCCAAGCCCcgccaggtgtttgtccaacctgcttttaaaagcTTCCCGTaatggaaacctattccagagtttaactccCCTGAgcgttagaaaggttttcctgaTGTCTCTctagctgcagattaagcccattacttgtcCTTGCAGAACAGTCGCTCACCATCCTGTTTGTAACAGCCCTTCATGTATCGAAGACTCTTCTCAGGCCCCCCttcagtcatcttttctccagactaaacctgCCCAGGGTTTGTTTGTCACCTTTCCTCAGGGCAGGTTTTCAGAAGAGGTTTTTGTTGTCATCTTCtcgactctttccagtttgtcaacatctttcctaaagtgcagtgcccagaactggccgCAGTTCTCCAGCTGGGACCTCACCAGCGCTGAGGAGAGCGCGACATTACTCCTGTTAAAACACCCCAGAAGCACATTAGCCTCTTTTGCAAGTCCACTGccttgttgactcatattcactTTGTGATCCACTAGAGCCCCCGGATCCTTCTCAGTGGTCCGACCGCCTAGCTAGTTATTTCCCCGTTTGTAgtttgtgcatttgctttttccttccaaagtgaagtactttgcactttatTGAGTtgcatcttgttgaattcagaccaattctctgaTCTGTCAAGGgcgttttgaattttaaaccagTCCTCCAAAATGCACGCAACCCTCCCAGTGTGGTGTCATCTACAGTTTATAATTTAGTTACAATTACATTACATTGTAGACTGCTTTGCAGTCTTTTACTCTGAGATTGTGAAGTGGATGTGTGggtgggcagaggctggggtcCTATGTTTTTAGCCAGCTAACAGAGTCATACTCTGATTCTGGTCCTATTTACTAGAATCTGAAACGCTTTGCCAGAGTTCTCCAAACCATTCAGAAGAAGTGCCTGAGTGGAATGAACGTGTTGCTCGTCTGCGTCACAAATGCAGTTAGAATGTAGTTGGCTTCCACAGCAATAAACTCCTGCAAGGGGATCAGCTTTTCGGTTCTGTCTAGATTTTCATTCTTGCCCATCTGGGCAGCTTGGAACTGACATGGAACTAAAAGTGAGAGAGATTTAATTAGTAACCCACATTCTGGGGACCCGGCTGCCGTGTGGAGCATTTCATAAAGAGTGGGGAAGGGCCTGAGATGAGCCCAGGTCTCTGGCTAGAATTTAACCTAGGATGTGGTTATAGGAGCTAGGATTATACAGGTTTGTTTATTCTGGCCTGTCAGCGCCACTATGGCTGCTACACTTTCAAGTCGGTtagtccctgccctgaccccaggaAAAGTATCTCGTGTGTTCCCACTCAGATTGAAATGAGGAAGCCTAGGATATATTAATTCTCTTAAGATCCCTTCCAATGTTGGAGAACTGGTAGCACAACTCTGGTTTCTTGAGCCTGGGTGTGGTGTAGGAGCGAAAGCAGAGGACTGGCTGTCACCAGGTCTGCCACTGTCTCTCTGACCTCACTTCAtagctctgggcctcagtttccaccTTCTGTGAAGTGGGGGTAATGTTACTGGCCCTGGTGCCAGAAGCTGGAGGCTTACCGAAGGTGTGCGAATaagtataagtaggggcattaccagcagatcgagggacatgatcgttcccctctattcgacattggtgaggcctcatctggagtactgtgtccagttttgggccccacattacaagaaggatgtggacaaattggaagagtccagtggagggcaacaaaaatgattaaggggctggagcactcaagttataaggagaggctgagggaactgggattgtttagtcttcagaagagaattgtgaggggggatttgatagctactttcaactacctgaacgggggttccaaagaggatggatctatgctgttctcagtggtggcagatgacagaacaaggagtaatggtctcaagttgcagtgggggaggtttaggttggatattaggaaacactttcactaggagggtggtgaagcactgggatgggttccctagggagggggtggaatccccttccttagaggtttttaaggtcaggcttgacaaaaccctggctgggatgatttagttggtgttggtcttgctttgagcaggggttggactagatgacctcttgaggtcccttccatccctgggATTTGATTCTATGCGAAGAACCCTTGAGATCCTCCAGTGAAAGGAGCTTTATACATAGGAAGTGATTTTTATGAGAGTGCAAAACTTGAAGTGGTAAAGTTCCAGCTACGTGAGTGGATGAGGGGCAAacattttttcttgaaaaatcaGAGTAGTTAAAGGTTAAACCACACATCGCAAAGCAAATAACCGTTTTCTGTAACATGACTCAATAAGTCTGGTCCGGGCAGGTCTGAGCATGGCGGTTTCAGTAAGGGGAAAAACTCCACCGGAGCCTCAGACTCCAAGATGGTGCGTTCGTGACGCAGGTGCCGCCGTATCTGATGAGCGATGGTTTCGTTCCACGCAGGCACTTCCTCTGAACGGTTCGGAGAATGCTGGCAAAGCCTTTTAGTCTCGCAAATGGAGCCGTTATCAGAATATTACTCTGATAGTTGGCTAAAAACATAGGAATCCCTCCCCCCGCACCCAGACGCACACTTGACCATTTCAGAGAAGTAGACTGCAAAGCAGAATACTGCTCTAGCTCCAGTCTgaaagggaacccaggagtcctgacttacAGTCTCTCATTGTACCCATCACACCGCACTCTTCCCCATGGTGCATCTCGCCATCGGCAGTAATGGCATGTTCCAGTTCCTTAGCTGTGCAGTCTGCGCCCCGTCGTCTCGGGAACAGGCGTCCCTTTCCTGCAGAGCATTTGGCAAAGGTtaaagtggttagagcaggaggccagggagtcaggactcccaaGTTGTGTCCCTAgcgccactgacttgctgcagaACCTCAAGGCTTTCGGTTTTTTCAGCTATAATCCGGGGGAGGCAGCTTGCCGCTAGCATGCTTAGTGGAGTCTGGTCCGAAGTACTGCAAGCTGCTGTGGTGATGCGCTCGGCccctctgcttcagggcataGGGCTTGTCAGGCGTGTCAAGCATTGTGATGGTTCCCACTTACCTAGAACTCATGTAAAAGGCCTTGGAAGGGTTTCAGGGAAGCTCCACGCTCCCTAGAACGTCTTTGTAGGAAAAGACCTGTCAGCCTGGCAAGTCCTGCTCTTTGCCAGGGCAGAACTGCTCCCTCCAGAGCAGTAGGTGGCCAAAATCCTCAACTGGAGGGACATAATAAATAGCCTCTATCGACACTACACCAGCAGTGCAGGATCTGGGCAGCTTCCAGATTCCTCTGACATCGGACACTTACAATCTCTCAGCTGAGAGGAATGAGCAACTAGGGGCCCGTGCCCCACGCGGATGGGGTGAAAGATTTTGAGCATCACTGCTAAGTGTGAATGAGTCGCAGAAGGCATATTGCATTCATCTGCAGGATTTGCGTCCATGGACTCCACATCTGGCCCATCTGCCCTTCTCCCATGATCTGTTCCATTCCATTGAGCGTATGCCTGTCTGCCGAATGctccctccccagctggagctcgcGTGACGTTTTCCACCATCACATGGATTGTTCTGCTTGGTTTATGTCCCCCTTTGTCCTGTCCGTGTCGATGCAGTTCGTCCGGCCAAGGACAGTCGCCTGctctgtacaatgcctagcaaaaCGGTGCTCCTTGGCACCAGGATTCATCCTAATGCAGCAGATTGTCTTAAACCAATGCAAAAATGCTTCCCTGTCCTCAGCACCGACTGCAACAGATGCGCAGGGTTTGGGGTCTCTAGGGCTGCTGTCTGCCCCTGCTGGGTGTAACGATTATATCTGCAAACTCATCTGCCTCTGGAGGTGCTCGGCTAAAAGTTTTATACTAATAAATCAGTGCAACCCGCCACATACCTGGCTAGCATGGCCCAAAGCATTTCATGGCTCTGCTGTGTCTGTCAAAGCTGAGATAACAAGCAGCCATCAGTGGGAAAACTAGCAGAGGTGAGAGTGCTGCTCCGGACCCATCCCTAAGCACAGTGCTTTCAGAGCCCACAGACTCTCGGCAGCAAGCAGTCACCAATCTAAACCGGCCGGCCGTGCTGTAGTGAGCTGCAGCGGGCACAGCGCGGGTGTGCTGAGAGGTGTAACAGAGCATTGGGGATTTCCAGCAGGGCTGCGGCAGCACTTTTAAATATTACCCTGGCTTCCACGGGCCAGTTTTGCAGACCAGCCACACTTACGCCAGAGGGGCAGGACAGTGCGGCTGGGCAGCTGTGAGAGAGAGGACGGGTCAGAGGAGGCTGGGGTCCCGAATCAGCAGTCCACAAGCTcagaccttcccctcccctttcagAATCCAGAAGCAGTGACACCTTGTTGCTATGCGAAGACTGCTGGGGAGGAGAGAAACCTTCAACAAGGGGGGGGGTGAGAGCCACTCCAGCGTATTCAGTGACCTTGTGTTTGGGATGAGATGAAGGAGCCTGGTTAGATCAGGAGCCTGGgggcagaactcctgggttccgaTCCTGGCTCTCAAAAGGCCGTTGGTCCAATCATTAGAGCCAGCTGAGTGGCCTGGGTTCGAGTTCCTAACTCGTCATGGATCGCTGCAGTCTTTAGCGAGACATCTTACCTGTGTTGGCCCGCTGTTCGCTGGCCTGTAAAGAAGGGCTTAAGCTTGCCTGCCGCCTATGCTAGGCCAGGCATGCTGGCGTGTGCGTTTATTCCAGAGGAAACATCTCATCAGCTCTTGGCTCAAAACAGTCATTTTAAACCTGACACATACGTGAGCTACTAACTGGTGCATTGTACAGATTAGTAAAGGTGTTTTGTAAAAGTTGTTACTGGACTAAAATGTCGAGGAGGAGGAGGTCTATGTGAAGGGTCCGTGTGCAAGAAGGGCCTGACCAATTTGGTGCCCAGCTCGCACGTGCTGTGGCCTCAAACACCAAGAGGCGCTTTGATTAGCCAATGACACTGCACATCAATATCGGCTCCTTGGCAAATCCGCCTGCTCTGTGTCTGCTTCGATCCCAGCTGTGTTACGCCCTTAACCCCTCTGAGTTGCTGCACACACGTGGCTGGCCTGCACCAAGCTGTGACGGCTTCCGAGTGACATCTGGGTTTCAGTGTAATATCTGTTTTGATGGCCAGGatctgtgttttcattttttccagtcTCCTCCCCCACAGTCGGCAAGCCCTACAAATGCAACTACTGCGGCCGGAGCTACAAGCAGCAGAGCACGCTGGAGGAGCACAAGGAGCGCTGCCACAACTATCTACAGAGTCTGAACGCTGAGCAGCAGTCGCTGGCCAGCCAGCAAGGTCAGTACATTGCCCAAGTGAATAGCTAGTCCCAGGCACCTGCTGGGACATCTGGTGCTTAGAGCTGGGGGAAGAGTCAGGGCTTCGggcttctcttcctggctctggaacGGCATGTGGGCTAGCAGTTAGAGTAGAAAATTGGGAGTGTGGACTCcgggattctgttcccagctccaccactgactctgGATTATGTAACATTGGGACATGTCACTTCCCAGTTCTTTTTCCCCACTGATGAAATGGGATAACGGCTCTTGGAAGTGGGAGGGTATAATGAATGGAAGTTTGTTTAAACCAAAATGCTCTGGAGACCCTGGGATAGAATGTGCTAAATGTGCGCAAAGTCTTCCCTCGTTCTGAATATCCCCTTACCCAGAGCCTGTTGTTTGGTAAAGCTGATCACTTGCAGCATAACCTTGtatctttttataaataattctGTTAGGAGAAAACACCTTAGAGCATTTTCCATTAACAAAcaaaactttactgtgcagaaccATGCTCTAGCCTCCCTTTGCAACGGGCTGGATCCCTCAGTGAttcccctgctctgttcattccctctgaagcacctggcattgcccactgttggAGATCAGGACACTGGGCTCGACAGACCATTGCTCTCACCCCGTATGGCCGTTGCTAGGCTCTGTTAGAGCTTATGCGTAGTAAGCAAAGGATTGAACCTTACAAAGCAGGGGTCTTGCGAACAAATGGATAATCTCCAAACTGATCAACACCAAACTAACTGTGCTCTGAAATCTAACAACCTCCAGCAGTGTGTAAAGCACCTCCAGCTCCCAAAATAGCATGAAGGTGATGGAGAGGCACAGAAAGCACGCGAGATACACGCCCACAATGCTAGGCCTGTCCCGCTGGGCAGGTTGGCGTGCTGGGGACTGGCGTGCAAATGGAATCTCTGCATGTGTTCCTTTGCACGCCAGTCCCCAGCACGCCAACCTGCCCAGCGGGACAGGGCTGGCATTGTGGCCGTGTATCTCACGCGCTTTCTGTGCCTCTCCATCAGCTCTATGGAACTGAAACTTGTGCTCAGCTCATAAGAGCTGGCTCGTTCCACCATCTGCACCTTGGTTCAAAGGAAAAATCAGCCCTAACGGTCATAAAGACCCGCCCTGCTAGCAAAGCCTAACCTGGCTGACACGCTCCCAAAGCGGAGCAGCCGGCTTACGGGGAAGCTTTCTTTTTGTAGAGCTCCAGGACCTGCTCCATGTCTctccccagccagggcaggaTGATCCCCTGGAGAAAGGGCAGATCTCACTACACTGGATGTGAGCTAAAAGGCCAGTTGGTCTGAGATTCTTTCAGCCTCTTTGTAGTTCCAATTTTCCACACCATCCTTAGTGTTTCTAGGCTGTCTGAGACATAGGTGGTACCTTTACAATCCAAATGAAACCCAAGACCAAGTGTGAGTCAGATGCCACACTGGGACCTGACACTCTGGAGAGGCTAGCAGGGGAAGACAAGTTGAGAAGCGCCTCATGCAGCCTGCAGCCTCCGAGGGTTTGCTGCCCTGCTGTCGGAGCGCCATCCACGGAGACTCGGCTGGCAGTAGCAGggtctctggctcttctcccagGAAGCTCTGCTTGAGAGTGGGCCTCCCTGCAGGGCAAGGGGGGAGTTGTAGAACCACGTGTCGTGCCAGTCCctggtatgtgggggggggggcgcggcgACTGTCAGTAACACTTTAACTGGCTGATCGCAGCCCTGAGGAGCAATGGCAAAAGCACCTCACCAGCAGCGGTGAGAGCAACAGGTTGCTGGCAGGGGTAGAGACGCCTCTCCTGCCACAAAGCCCTTCTCTAGCACTGTGGCTGCAGGAGATGCTTAAAGCACCGACCGACAGCGGTTACAGTGCAGCACAGCCGAGGCCAAGCGGGGAGGGCTGCTCAGGCAAAGGAGTGTGTGGTACCATTGGAGGACTGATCCATGGAAGACGTGGGTAAGCTTTTGGCTCCCAGGCTGAGCCAGGGACAACGGACCTTCCCCCAGTGGATAAAAGGAGAGGTGTGACCGTGTGCCTCCAGCTCGGGGAGTGGAAGCGATCTCCTCAGTCCTGTTCGCCCCTCCTGCAGTGGGGATTGGCTAAGTGGGTTTCCCTTGTCTTGGCAGGCGATGAGATGCGAGACCTGGAGATGGTGCCAGATTCTCTGCTTCACCCCTCGTCCGAGCGGCCGACGTTCATCGACCGGCTGGCGAACAGCCTCACCAAACGGAAACGCTCCACACCTCAGAAATTTGTGGGTAAGGGGCTCCCCCTTGCTTCctgggaagagcagagggagaggTGAGGGAGGGACTGGCAGCAGTTCCTTGGCCCTGTGTGTAGGAACTGACCGTCTCTGTGGGGCTCCCCTGAATGAGCTACGGCCCTGTACATACTAACGCCATTGACCTTACCCAGCGCCCCCAAAGCCTGTACAGACAGAGATCTTTCACTGCCCcaaaatgcagtcacctctggggttCTGCACTGGGACCACAGCAGTGTTCAGAAGGGGGCAGCGTAGAACCTCGCCTCCGTTCAAcctgctgggggtgtgggggaggagggggtataATTCTGAGGGCTGACCAGGGACCTTTGCTGGGAAGTCTGTGCCCTCAGCAGCACCGGACCACGCTGAGACACTGGGGTCAGTGTGCGTgcacagcagggccctgatcCTACTGTTAGAGGGGAGAGCGCCTCCTGCtgacccaccctcccctgcacgCACTGCTCCCCCGGCCCCATCCTGGGATAGCAGCGCCACTGTTGGAAGGTGCCGAGGCCCAGGCCTGTGAAAGGATCACGGGCTGAGCCGTGCAGACGAAGACCCTCTGTGGAGCGTGTGGGGCTTGCCCCAGGTTCTGACCCCTTGCTGCTTGCCCCCAGGGGAAAAGCAGATGCGATTCAACCTCTCCGACCTCTCCTTCGATGTGAACTCCAGCTTCGAGAAGGACGTGGAGCTGGTGGCCGCCCACCACCCCATTGACCCCAGTTACGGCAGCTCTCTGTCATTTGTGGGGTCCGAGCACCTGCGCCCCCTCCGCCTCCCCTCCACAAACTGCATCTCAGAGATCACACCTGTGATCAGCTCCGTCTACACCCAGATCCAGCCCATCCCGGGCCGGCTGGAAATCCCAGGGAGCCGAGAAGCCGCTGAAGGCCATGAAGACATTCCCGAAGGGGCGCAGATTGTGTACCGGGGGCGCGACCAGGGCGTGTCGCCCAGCAACGGCTGCCAGGATTCCACAGACACTGACAGCAACCACGAAGAGAGGACCTCGCAGCTGCCGGCGGGGAACTGCACCAGCAGCCGGCAGATCCCAGCCTACGCCAAAGAGGACCCCAAGCTGCAGGAGGGCACCCCTGCTGCCCGAGCAACGCCCAGCTCAGCCAAAGACGTCCTGCGTGTGCTGAACGAGGAGGGGGAGCAGGTGAAAGCCTTCAAGTGCGAGCACTGCCGGATCCTCTTCCTGGACCACGTGATGTTCACCATCCACATGGGCTGCCACGGCTTCAGAGACCCTTTCGAGTGCAACATCTGTGGCTACCACAGCCAGGATCGGTACGAATTCTCCTCCCACATAGTGCGGGGCGAGCACAAAGTGTAGGCAAACTCAGTCCTCCCCTGACCGCCCTGTGACTCCTCCCCCTGGCTCTAGCCCCGCCCCCCAGTGGGCATggacctttttttcttttatactcCTTTGCACTGACTTTGgctacaaaatatttaaaaaaaaaatcaataattaaaaaaaaaaa
This DNA window, taken from Chelonoidis abingdonii isolate Lonesome George chromosome 26, CheloAbing_2.0, whole genome shotgun sequence, encodes the following:
- the IKZF4 gene encoding zinc finger protein Eos isoform X1 codes for the protein MRSARGCPRLSPGSGTGSGSGRGGGPGPSSGEAAADGAAAAEPLSPPVPTPQRPGRGAPQPLPPAKYLKDGYRRLQWTLLYIWNLFFLEGEWLSSPYHCHADMHTQPVFQCCFQGVGCENTPGYLQQGRIIGDSSLEKEFSSAIVGPTVSTSNSQHSSPSRSLSANSIKVEMYSDEEASRLLSQDDRLLEKEDSVIVEDSLSEPLGYCDGTGQEPHSPGGIRLPNGKLKCDICGMVCIGPNVLMVHKRSHTGERPFHCNQCGASFTQKGNLLRHIKLHSGEKPFKCPFCNYACRRRDALTGHLRTHSVSSPTVGKPYKCNYCGRSYKQQSTLEEHKERCHNYLQSLNAEQQSLASQQGDEMRDLEMVPDSLLHPSSERPTFIDRLANSLTKRKRSTPQKFVGEKQMRFNLSDLSFDVNSSFEKDVELVAAHHPIDPSYGSSLSFVGSEHLRPLRLPSTNCISEITPVISSVYTQIQPIPGRLEIPGSREAAEGHEDIPEGAQIVYRGRDQGVSPSNGCQDSTDTDSNHEERTSQLPAGNCTSSRQIPAYAKEDPKLQEGTPAARATPSSAKDVLRVLNEEGEQVKAFKCEHCRILFLDHVMFTIHMGCHGFRDPFECNICGYHSQDRYEFSSHIVRGEHKV
- the IKZF4 gene encoding zinc finger protein Eos isoform X3 encodes the protein MDIEDYNGRSYISGSGDSSLEKEFSSAIVGPTVSTSNSQHSSPSRSLSANSIKVEMYSDEEASRLLSQDDRLLEKEDSVIVEDSLSEPLGYCDGTGQEPHSPGGIRLPNGKLKCDICGMVCIGPNVLMVHKRSHTGERPFHCNQCGASFTQKGNLLRHIKLHSGEKPFKCPFCNYACRRRDALTGHLRTHSVSSPTVGKPYKCNYCGRSYKQQSTLEEHKERCHNYLQSLNAEQQSLASQQGDEMRDLEMVPDSLLHPSSERPTFIDRLANSLTKRKRSTPQKFVGEKQMRFNLSDLSFDVNSSFEKDVELVAAHHPIDPSYGSSLSFVGSEHLRPLRLPSTNCISEITPVISSVYTQIQPIPGRLEIPGSREAAEGHEDIPEGAQIVYRGRDQGVSPSNGCQDSTDTDSNHEERTSQLPAGNCTSSRQIPAYAKEDPKLQEGTPAARATPSSAKDVLRVLNEEGEQVKAFKCEHCRILFLDHVMFTIHMGCHGFRDPFECNICGYHSQDRYEFSSHIVRGEHKV
- the IKZF4 gene encoding zinc finger protein Eos isoform X2 — protein: MQTCTHSLYFSAVSKELAVRTLQGIFSKVESCSGDSSLEKEFSSAIVGPTVSTSNSQHSSPSRSLSANSIKVEMYSDEEASRLLSQDDRLLEKEDSVIVEDSLSEPLGYCDGTGQEPHSPGGIRLPNGKLKCDICGMVCIGPNVLMVHKRSHTGERPFHCNQCGASFTQKGNLLRHIKLHSGEKPFKCPFCNYACRRRDALTGHLRTHSVSSPTVGKPYKCNYCGRSYKQQSTLEEHKERCHNYLQSLNAEQQSLASQQGDEMRDLEMVPDSLLHPSSERPTFIDRLANSLTKRKRSTPQKFVGEKQMRFNLSDLSFDVNSSFEKDVELVAAHHPIDPSYGSSLSFVGSEHLRPLRLPSTNCISEITPVISSVYTQIQPIPGRLEIPGSREAAEGHEDIPEGAQIVYRGRDQGVSPSNGCQDSTDTDSNHEERTSQLPAGNCTSSRQIPAYAKEDPKLQEGTPAARATPSSAKDVLRVLNEEGEQVKAFKCEHCRILFLDHVMFTIHMGCHGFRDPFECNICGYHSQDRYEFSSHIVRGEHKV
- the IKZF4 gene encoding zinc finger protein Eos isoform X5, whose product is MHTQPVFQCCFQGVGCENTPGYLQQGRIIGDSSLEKEFSSAIVGPTVSTSNSQHSSPSRSLSANSIKVEMYSDEEASRLLSQDDRLLEKEDSVIVEDSLSEPLGYCDGTGQEPHSPGGIRLPNGKLKCDICGMVCIGPNVLMVHKRSHTGERPFHCNQCGASFTQKGNLLRHIKLHSGEKPFKCPFCNYACRRRDALTGHLRTHSVSSPTVGKPYKCNYCGRSYKQQSTLEEHKERCHNYLQSLNAEQQSLASQQGDEMRDLEMVPDSLLHPSSERPTFIDRLANSLTKRKRSTPQKFVGEKQMRFNLSDLSFDVNSSFEKDVELVAAHHPIDPSYGSSLSFVGSEHLRPLRLPSTNCISEITPVISSVYTQIQPIPGRLEIPGSREAAEGHEDIPEGAQIVYRGRDQGVSPSNGCQDSTDTDSNHEERTSQLPAGNCTSSRQIPAYAKEDPKLQEGTPAARATPSSAKDVLRVLNEEGEQVKAFKCEHCRILFLDHVMFTIHMGCHGFRDPFECNICGYHSQDRYEFSSHIVRGEHKV
- the IKZF4 gene encoding zinc finger protein Eos isoform X4, translating into MYSDEEASRLLSQDDRLLEKEDSVIVEDSLSEPLGYCDGTGQEPHSPGGIRLPNGKLKCDICGMVCIGPNVLMVHKRSHTGERPFHCNQCGASFTQKGNLLRHIKLHSGEKPFKCPFCNYACRRRDALTGHLRTHSVSSPTVGKPYKCNYCGRSYKQQSTLEEHKERCHNYLQSLNAEQQSLASQQGDEMRDLEMVPDSLLHPSSERPTFIDRLANSLTKRKRSTPQKFVGEKQMRFNLSDLSFDVNSSFEKDVELVAAHHPIDPSYGSSLSFVGSEHLRPLRLPSTNCISEITPVISSVYTQIQPIPGRLEIPGSREAAEGHEDIPEGAQIVYRGRDQGVSPSNGCQDSTDTDSNHEERTSQLPAGNCTSSRQIPAYAKEDPKLQEGTPAARATPSSAKDVLRVLNEEGEQVKAFKCEHCRILFLDHVMFTIHMGCHGFRDPFECNICGYHSQDRYEFSSHIVRGEHKV